From one Nycticebus coucang isolate mNycCou1 chromosome 14, mNycCou1.pri, whole genome shotgun sequence genomic stretch:
- the LYVE1 gene encoding lymphatic vessel endothelial hyaluronic acid receptor 1 produces the protein MAKGLSLVLLLASIWTTRLLVQGSLRVEEISILSPCRIVGIALVNKKGNQPLNFAEAKEACRLLGLTLASKNQVEAARNAGFETCSYGWVEDRFSVIPRIHANPKCGKNGVGVLIWRATVSQKFGAYCHNSSDTRIDSCSPESITTKDPIFNTQTDTYVTEFSASDSTNSASSPLSTTPALATTTHAPAFTSISRRKKLICITEVYTETSTVSMETELSIANKASFKNEAAGFGGVPTTLLVLALLFFGAAAGLAFCYVKRYGKAFPFTNKNQQKEMIETKVVKEEKADDSNPNEESKKNEKNPEEPKSPLKTTVRCLEAEV, from the exons ATGGCCAAGGGCCTCAGCCTGGTGTTGCTTCTTGCTTCCATCTGGACCACAAGGCTCCTGGTCCAAGGCTCTCTCCGTGTAGAAG agatttCCATCTTGTCACCATGCAGAATTGTAGGGATCGCCCTTGTGAACAAAAAGGGAAACCAGCCACTGAATTTCGCAGAAGCCAAGGAGGCCTGTAGGCTGCTGGGGCTAACTTTGGCCAGCAAAAACCAAGTTGAAGCAGCACGGAATGCTGGCTTTGAGACCTGCAG TTATGGATGGGTAGAAGATAGATTCTCGGTCATCCCTCGGATTCATGCAAACCCCAAGTGCGGGAAGAATGGGGTGGGTGTTCTAATTTGGAGAGCTACAGTCAGCCAAAAGTTCGGGGCCTATTGTCACAACTCATCTG ATACACGGATTGACTCTTGCTCTCCAGAAAGCATCACCACCAAAGATCCCATATTCAACACTCAGACTGACACATACGTGACAGAATTTTCCGCCAGTGACAGTACAAACTCGGCATCATCCCCTCTCTCCACGACGCCTGCCCTGGCTACTACTACTCATGCTCCAGCTTTTACTTCTATTTCACggagaaaaaaattgatttgcATCACAGAAGTTTATACAGAAACTAGCACCGTGTCTATGGAAACTGAATTATCAATTGCAAATAAAGCATCATTCAAGAATGAAGCTGCTGGGTTTGGAG GTGTCCCCACAACTCTGCTGGTGCTGGCTCTCCTCTTCTTTGGCGCGGCAGCTGGTCTTGCATTTTGCTATGTCAAAAG GTATGGGAAGGCCTTCCCTTTTACAAACAAGAATCAGCAGAAGGAAATGATTGAAACCAAAGTAGTAAAGGAGGAGAAGGCTGATGATAGCAACCCAAATGAGGAatccaagaaaaatgagaaaaacccAGAGGAGCCCAAGAGTCCACTCAAAACTACGGTGCGATGCCTGGAAGCTGAAGTTTAG